The segment AATGGAGAGTCTCTATTTTTTTAGCCTCGGTTTTTCCAAATCTTAGAGCGTAATCCTCTCTTCCAATTTCGAGCACGTTGCCGTATATATCACTGGCGTTATTTGCAAAGAAACTTTCAATGTAATAACGATCGATAGAATCGTCCTTCTTGCAGTCACTATCATCAGATAGTGGTGCCAGACGGCGTATGTCCCCAAAGTTAATATGCCCTGGGGGAGGAATATAGGAACAAGCAGCTTGTTTATTTGACATGGTTCGCAGGGCAGAAAGAGGAAATAAGGAATTGAAAATTTTTCTGATAATTCGTTTAGCGTATTTAAGCATGGACATGTCAATGCAACAGGGTGCATATCGTAGCAAAGTAATGATTCCCCGAAGGGAGTGAATTCGTTTACCGCTCACGCACAATTGGGTCATTACCTGTTTAATGAGATAGTAACCGTAATATTTAATCCAAAACTTTTTCCCGCTACGGTATGCTTTTATATAATCCTTCTTCCGCTGAGATTGAAGAACAGATAATGTTGTTCGTAACATCATTTCAGCATTTTTTGTCATGTTAGCACCGTGCAAACGATACTCTGCAACCACGTCATCATGAAAACAAATCGGATGCTCTTTTGTGATGCGAAGGTAGAGGTCGTAATCCTCACAAGCGCCAAGGGAGGTATCAAATCCTCCGAAAAATTCCAAAATGTCACGCCTGTACATTACCGAAGCATGCATTCCAATGTAGTTACCATGCAGGAGGGCACAGTAATGGTCGCCATTTATACCCTCTTTGCGCAACTGCGCAAGAGAACAATTCAGTTCTGCTTTAAAATTTTCTGCAGGCCGATATGGTGACCCATCGGACTTAATATACGTATGTGTTCCAAAAACAAAAGCACAATTCTCATGCTTCCGGAAACAGTTCAAGCCAGATTCAATTGCAGATGGCAGGAGTCGGTCATCAGCATCAAGAAAAACCATATAGTGACCTCTACCCTGACCTATCCCTGTATTTCGTGCCGCAGAAAGTCCCTGGTTTCTTTGCCTGATGTAGCGAATATCGGGAAATTCAAGAGCGACTTCACGTGTACGGTCAGAGGAACCATCATCCACTACAATAATTTCGATGTTATTGTAGGTCTGATGTAATGCGCTTTTTATTGCTTCGCCGAGGAAATCAGATTGATTGTAACACGGAATGATTATTGAGACCAAGGGCATTTCCATGCTTTTCTGATCATCCTTTCCTGGATTACTTGAAGCCATATGACAGTTATTATGATGAAATATCTTACCGGCCCGATATGAACCATTATTCCCGTGTGTGTGAAGCAGGTAAAACTTTACACCAGAGAGGCATCCCGAAATTTCCTGCAGAACCGTTATGTGTCTTTCCTGCACACCCCTGAAAATTCCATTGAGAATAAGTCTGATATATTTCCGTGGAAAATAAAGCAGCAGCCGGCGAAGGTTACCCCAGTGTTTATATCTTTCAAACTGAATGAGAAGTGCGCTTACATGACCACGCATATAATAAAATATCTGCTGCTTGTAGCTATCCAACTCTTTTCTGTGGTAATGATATACAACTGATAATGGTTCATAACGACAGTGCCATCCTTCAGCGAGTACACGGTACCAGAATTCAGAATCTTCGCTGCATCCCGAAGCGCCTGCACCGAGGCGTTCGTCAAAGACACCTATAAGTTCAAAAGCTCTGCGTCTGAAAGCCATATTTGCACCTGCACCAATTTCCCATGCTGGTACGCCGCGTCTCTTGGTTGCATTAAAATATTTTTTATCAAAAGTCTTAGCACTGTATCCTCTATTGAAACTCCAGTAGGTTTCAAACAAAAATTGCGACTCTGTTTCCAATTCAGCCGGCAAGACAAGACCGGTCATTGCCATGACCCGTGGATTCTGAAAGGCTCTCTGTACCGCTAAAAGCCATTGAGGATGAACCGTCACATCGTCATCGACAAAAGCAATTATATCACCGGAAGAATAAAAAATGCCCGTATTGCGTGCAATACTCAGTCCTGGTCTGGGTTCTAAAATATACCTGATTCCAGAAAAGTCACTGACGATACGGTGTGTTGCCTCTGACTTGGGTGCGTTATCAACTACCAGGATTTCCTGTGGGTATATTACTGATTCAGAGAGCGAATTCAGGCAACGCTTCAGAGATTCAGGGCGGTCGCGCGTGCAAATTATGACTGTAGTGGAGATGAAGGAAGATTCTTCCGTTGTGATTTTTTCCCGGAGTATTTCCAAGGGATGTATTATCTTAATCAAAGCATCGATGTCCCGTTGCGTTGCTTGTAATTGGTCACTATGGATTTCCCGATGCAATGCTTCAAAATCTTCTTCTGCGAGATAATTCCTAATGACCTTTGTGATTGGTGTTAACGCCCGTTGTGCAACCTGAGAGGGAGATAAAGGGAAATCGGTATGTAAGATCTTTATATTGCCAAGCGGGATTTCATGCCACCAAAAAATAACATACATCCCCTGAACGCCGGGGATGCAAGAAAGTTTCGGTATCCCTTTGCTCAGGTCCACATGCAGGATTTTCCAGGGTTTAAAGAAGCTTATGTGCTTTGCCGACGAATTTATGTATTTATCCATGAAAAATCAGTATATCAGTGGTGCCATGCAATGTAGTTCATTTCCCATTAACAACTATAATTATATTACGATACAATCCATTCCACATCTAATTTAGTTCTTCCTGTCTGAAGCCCATCTTTTCTAATATTCAGGCTTACTTTCTCTACCCATGCATATATTTCCTGCGTTTCAACGTCTATTATTGCGAAGCTGAAGAATACAATATCCTCGTTAATCGGGAACTTGACAAACTTCAATCGATACTCATTTTGTTTCTCAGAATATTGGAATAGTGCATCAGTCTTATAAAACGGGGCATGAAAAAGCATCGATCCATCAAAACTATATATGACGAGATCAATATATAAATTTCTCGAGTTTAGATTTTCCAATAAACAGTATTTGATTGAAAAATAGAAATCTTCGCCTACATTGACAATTTGTGCTTTATTACCACACTTGTCTAGAAAATCAATTGCCTCTATATTAATTTTCTTAGTTTTGAATTCTTCGTACGAAAAAGTCGGATTGCTCTTCGCCTTTTGAGTTTTTTCAGCTGTGTCGGCAATATATCTTGATATAGCCTCATTGGGGTTCCCACAAAATTCACTGTTCCCCGATTTTAAATAAAGCACGGACGTTGATTGTTGAGCTATAACGTGCATATTGTGTGAAACGAGGATAAACGCTGTTCCATTTTTTCTTAATGCACTTAATGTGTTGAAACATTTCGCTTGAAAATTCAAGTCTCCAACCGAGAGTATCTCATCCAGTATTAATACATCAGGGTCCAATACACTTGCTACTGCAAAACCAAGCCGAACGGCCATACCGGAACTATAGTTTTGAACGGGTGCATCAATAAACTCCCCGATGTCTGCAAAATCGAGGATCCTTTCTAATTTTTCGTTGATCTCACGGCTACTCAATCCCAAAATCGATGCATTCACATAGATGTTTTCCCTTCCCGTAAGGATGGGATTGAAGCCTGCGCCTAAAGCAATCAGCGCGCCAACCCGTCCGCGCATCTCTATTCGCCCATTGTCGGGTTTGATCAGACCGTTAAGCATACGCAGCAGCGTTGTCTTGCCTGCGCCGTTGCATCCTATCAGTCCAAGACATTCGCCACGCCTGAGCTCGAAGCTGACATCCTTCACCGCCCAGAATTCATGTGGGCGCAGTTCTCCGTTGCCACCATGACGCTTTCCGACCAGCTCTTTTCCTAAATCCTGCATTCCATACCATAAAGAACGCTTGAGGCTGCGGCAGAATTTCTTTGAAACGTTTTCGACCTTAACGAGAATCTCACTCATGGCATTCATGAACTCATGCGTTCAATCAGAATGGGCATGGACAGTCGGTATATTACCCATACGATGAGTAACAGTAAAATGGAGATAATGTTGACCGACACGAAATAGCCCAGGTATTCCGGCGGAAAATTGGTCAGCCAGTCGCGGGTCGTGAGGATGATCGGAGTGAGGGGGTTGATCCGGAACAGGTTCGCCGCCCATCCTTCCTTAGGCATTGGAAAGACGACCGGTGTGACGTACATCAGAAATTGCATCATCAGTGGCAGGGCGCGGCCGATGTCGGTATAGAGCATGCCGACAGGCAAGATGAGGAGGCCAATTGAGGTACCGATCAGCACCAGTGACAGGACGCCGAACGGAAACAGTAGCAGAGACCATCCGGGGTAAATGCCCAGAATGAGTAGTGCGCCAAGTAGGAGAATGATCTTAATTGTCGCGTTGAAAAGCGCCTGGTAGATGCCAGAAATGATGAGTGCCTCGCGGGGGAAATTGAGCTTAGATAGCATGCCTTTGGCTGCATTGATTTGCCGAAGCGGGGAATTCATCGAGTCCATCAGAATGGCCCATAGCATGGTGCCGGTAAATACATACACGGTATAAGGCAGCACTGTTTCTCGCATTACAACGATGCCGGAGCTACTGAGAAATATCCAGGTCAGGGTATTAGCAAGCGGTTGGATGAATGCCCACAAGATGCCAAGGAACGCCTGCCGGTAATGAGCGCAAATATCCCTTACTGCCAGACGCCACGACAACTCCCGGCTTGCAGCAAGATCAGCAAACATCTCCCGGATCATTTTCAACGGGCTACGCAAGGACGAGTCAGGCGTATAGATTGTGACGCGCTCTTCGGTCATCATAAAGACCTGCAAACCATTTTTTCTTGTGACT is part of the Candidatus Jettenia sp. AMX2 genome and harbors:
- a CDS encoding glycosyltransferase, yielding MDLSKGIPKLSCIPGVQGMYVIFWWHEIPLGNIKILHTDFPLSPSQVAQRALTPITKVIRNYLAEEDFEALHREIHSDQLQATQRDIDALIKIIHPLEILREKITTEESSFISTTVIICTRDRPESLKRCLNSLSESVIYPQEILVVDNAPKSEATHRIVSDFSGIRYILEPRPGLSIARNTGIFYSSGDIIAFVDDDVTVHPQWLLAVQRAFQNPRVMAMTGLVLPAELETESQFLFETYWSFNRGYSAKTFDKKYFNATKRRGVPAWEIGAGANMAFRRRAFELIGVFDERLGAGASGCSEDSEFWYRVLAEGWHCRYEPLSVVYHYHRKELDSYKQQIFYYMRGHVSALLIQFERYKHWGNLRRLLLYFPRKYIRLILNGIFRGVQERHITVLQEISGCLSGVKFYLLHTHGNNGSYRAGKIFHHNNCHMASSNPGKDDQKSMEMPLVSIIIPCYNQSDFLGEAIKSALHQTYNNIEIIVVDDGSSDRTREVALEFPDIRYIRQRNQGLSAARNTGIGQGRGHYMVFLDADDRLLPSAIESGLNCFRKHENCAFVFGTHTYIKSDGSPYRPAENFKAELNCSLAQLRKEGINGDHYCALLHGNYIGMHASVMYRRDILEFFGGFDTSLGACEDYDLYLRITKEHPICFHDDVVAEYRLHGANMTKNAEMMLRTTLSVLQSQRKKDYIKAYRSGKKFWIKYYGYYLIKQVMTQLCVSGKRIHSLRGIITLLRYAPCCIDMSMLKYAKRIIRKIFNSLFPLSALRTMSNKQAACSYIPPPGHINFGDIRRLAPLSDDSDCKKDDSIDRYYIESFFANNASDIYGNVLEIGREDYALRFGKTEAKKIETLHLYDANSVVRENVINPSNADHVPSDAYDCIIVPQELQAIYEIKDALVTLHRILKPGGVLLATLPGISKKGKDEQSKRRLWSFTTLSARRLFEEVFPVFHLTVESFGNVLASVALMHGLKATDLKPEELVYNDPQYQILITVRAVKP
- a CDS encoding ABC transporter ATP-binding protein, whose protein sequence is MSEILVKVENVSKKFCRSLKRSLWYGMQDLGKELVGKRHGGNGELRPHEFWAVKDVSFELRRGECLGLIGCNGAGKTTLLRMLNGLIKPDNGRIEMRGRVGALIALGAGFNPILTGRENIYVNASILGLSSREINEKLERILDFADIGEFIDAPVQNYSSGMAVRLGFAVASVLDPDVLILDEILSVGDLNFQAKCFNTLSALRKNGTAFILVSHNMHVIAQQSTSVLYLKSGNSEFCGNPNEAISRYIADTAEKTQKAKSNPTFSYEEFKTKKINIEAIDFLDKCGNKAQIVNVGEDFYFSIKYCLLENLNSRNLYIDLVIYSFDGSMLFHAPFYKTDALFQYSEKQNEYRLKFVKFPINEDIVFFSFAIIDVETQEIYAWVEKVSLNIRKDGLQTGRTKLDVEWIVS
- a CDS encoding ABC transporter permease, which translates into the protein MMTEERVTIYTPDSSLRSPLKMIREMFADLAASRELSWRLAVRDICAHYRQAFLGILWAFIQPLANTLTWIFLSSSGIVVMRETVLPYTVYVFTGTMLWAILMDSMNSPLRQINAAKGMLSKLNFPREALIISGIYQALFNATIKIILLLGALLILGIYPGWSLLLFPFGVLSLVLIGTSIGLLILPVGMLYTDIGRALPLMMQFLMYVTPVVFPMPKEGWAANLFRINPLTPIILTTRDWLTNFPPEYLGYFVSVNIISILLLLIVWVIYRLSMPILIERMSS